Proteins encoded within one genomic window of Vicinamibacteria bacterium:
- a CDS encoding DUF6265 family protein: MNGLILASALVAATQNGPSSGVEPLAFLTGSWLYESGGVEIEEQWTSVKGGTLFGVSRTVVDGKTVAFEFLRIETRGEGIFYVAQPNGRPGTDFELTKLDASTAVFENPQHDHPKLIRYEKHPDGTLWARIEGEEGGEHREQEFRFRPVPHP, encoded by the coding sequence ATGAATGGGCTGATCCTTGCATCCGCTCTGGTCGCGGCGACACAGAACGGACCGAGCTCTGGTGTGGAGCCGCTCGCATTTCTCACCGGGAGCTGGCTATACGAATCAGGAGGCGTCGAGATCGAGGAGCAATGGACATCGGTCAAAGGCGGTACCCTGTTCGGTGTCTCCCGTACCGTCGTGGACGGAAAAACCGTCGCCTTCGAGTTTCTTCGCATCGAGACGCGTGGGGAAGGGATCTTCTATGTAGCCCAGCCGAACGGCCGACCGGGAACCGATTTCGAGCTGACGAAGCTCGATGCGAGTACCGCCGTCTTCGAGAACCCGCAGCACGATCACCCCAAGCTCATCCGCTATGAGAAGCATCCGGACGGCACCCTCTGGGCGCGGATCGAGGGAGAGGAAGGGGGCGAGCATCGGGAGCAGGAGTTTCGCTTTCGCCCCGTACCTCACCCTTGA